CAGTGGAATAATTGTACCTCAGACAGCTCATCTGACAATTCAGACAGGCCACATATTTGCCCTGAAGGAGGCCAAGTCTCTGTGGCCAAGCACTATCTGCGTTCACCTAGGTGAGACCAGGTGTTCATGCCCCTGGAATGACATCTCCACTTGCTGCATGGCACGGGGATGCAGGAGTATCCAACCAGTAAATACTAGTGAGCATAGTGTggctatatatagatatataggtcTGGATGTATTTAATATGCAGTGTATTAGTGTGGGATGAAGTGGGTCAGGGGGCACACAGCCCCTGCCCCTGGGGCTATTGTAGTGTAGTAATTCCCTAACCCAGCATTAGTCAATAACAAATCAAACTGTTTTAACCAGAACAAGCTTCAGGTGAAGTGTCCATGCGAGGGCTAGGGTACTCATGTTCCTCATGGACAACCTGCCTATGAGGTCTAAGGCTCATCAAATGGCGGGTTGTtaaatgttttgaaaatgtatattccTTGTTGGTTTGAGATTTAACTTATAAAGCTGTGGTCAACAGcttgtacattttattgttatggTGTCTATATTTGGGTTGGggttgctaacaggtgtataaatcaagcatataggcagccatctccatagacaaacattagcAGTAGAACGTGCCATACTGAATTCCTcattgactttaaacatggcactaTCATAGGATGgaacctttgccacaagtcagtttgaaGGAGGAAAAGTCTGTAGCTGTTTTTTAGTGTTTGGcctaggccccttagttccagtgaagggtaatgttaatgctacaataCACAAAGACATTTGAGAcagttgtatgcttccaactttgtagcACCAGTTTggaaaggccctttcctgttccagcatgactctgcccctgtacacaaagcaagctccataaagacatggtttgacaagcctagtgtggaggaacttgagtgacctgaccttaaccccattgaacacaatTGAGGTGAATTGGAACACTGATTGAGAGTCAGGTCCgtgcctgaccttacaaatgaTCTTTTGGCTAAATGGGCAGAaactcttgtggaaagccttcccatgAAGAGGGGAGGCTGTTGTGGCCGTAAAGGAGGGGAACACCATATGGAAAGGAATGTCCaataagctcatataggtgtgagggtccggtatataaaaatatactatataaaatacaataacaataacaaacaataacaataccatatattttgtgttaaaataGAACTGCATTTATTAATACATGGAATGAACACACAACTTAAAGCGAAACCTAGCTATAAGATGATAAAGGTTTGCTGTTGGCTTTAAATGTTGTGACTTGTAATTAAAGGCATGTGGGTTGAATTACAACTTTGGGATGGCAGAGGGATAATGAAGTACTTGGTGTTTTCCTCCCTCCATCAGCTGCCTTAcacctgacccagggcagtacTTCTGGCTGCCCTCTCTGTGGCCACTGTCCTTACTGCTGAATGCTGGGATATGACTTCATAACTCTGCACGCCATCTATTAAAAATTTGCAGTGCCGGGGAGTAACATGTTATGATAGTAGAGCTCTCGTGTACCCAGTCTATTGGGCAACCCTGCATAGGGAAGCCTGATTGCCAATAAGGCAATCTGCTGCCACCCTCCTGGACTTGCTGCTCTAAGCTTGGGCCtagttatagttatatatatatatatatatatatatatatatatatatatatatatattttaggccCCATGCCTCCCACAAATTTTATGATGACTTAACTATCCCACTGAGAACAAGGTGGGGGATGCATAGTTAGGCTTTATGCACCACCATAGATTTATTAATATGAGGTATATGGGGTAGGGGATGAGGGAAGGCAATTCTTTAATAGAGGTCCAGGCTAacttctatttttgttatttattttcttgtaaaaatatatattttccttgtaAAATATTTGGGAGAATGGGGGTGTTCGTGGCTCAACATTTCAGCACTCATTCCCCTTCTGCTTTGGGAATGCGTGGTGAAATTTGCATTGAAACTCTGTTCCATCTTTACTCATGCAAGTTTGTTGCTTTAAACTTGCATTTTCTGCAAAGCTGCATGCACTCGTTGATTAGGAAATAAACCTGAATGATTTTTAAGGGCTTTTAAGAAGACGTTATGTATGACATAATTTGCAAAGAATACACGATCTTTAGAATAGCCTGCTTTCActgacacttttatttttgtagacaGCGGCAGTTTCATgatatacattgtatacacaATCTATACTGTTTCTCAAATTTTTGTGTGAGATCAGGATCACAAAATGTACTCTGGTTCAACATGTGAGATGAATTTGTGATGTAATCCAGTTGAAACGTTTGTTTTGGTACCTAACGTGGTACAGCACAGATCTTGTATGGGTGAGGCTTCAGTGTGATATCTGCAATATAATTTGTGTTGACCGCTGACACTCCTTCTGGCAAATGGAAGTTAAATGACTTTACCAACATGGTGAAAAAGATAAAGAGCTCGAATCGAGCCAGCTGTTCCCCCAAACATACTCGATGTCCTGTTGGAAATATGAATTTGTTCAGTTCATTAATAATGTAGACAAGATACTTAATAGACAAAGTTAATGAGCagtcatttagaaaaaaaagtcaaaaacaaGCCCTGTATgttttgataataataattttacatcAAAATGTAATCAGATGGATTTTCTTTTGGCTTTTTTAATAGAAGAATATTTTTGATGCCTAGACAAAAAATACACTCCTACTGCACCCAACTACTGCACCTCTCATGATGTTAACACATGCATTTACCTTTACTGTTAGGACGCCGGGTAATGATTGTGGATGTAGCACAACAGCTAGACGGTTAACATTTTGTCTGTCTGTATCATGTGGCTTAAGGAGCATTGCTAATGAAAGTTCCCTTTGATATGAAACAGTAACCTATGCTTTTGATAACACTGTGTTTCTGTACTCCCTGTTCATGTGTGAATAATGAACGACCATTCATTTTGTATGCAAAATGAGTGTTTATCTTTAGATTATGTCAGATTTGTCTATATATGTTGTTAGCTCATAACAATAGAAAGCATTTCAAACTTAATATGGACAATTAAGCTTAGTTCTTAAAAATCACAATCTTGACTGCTTGGAACCATCAAATATTGATAACCAGTGTTATATGGAAGTATGTTATACACAAGTAGACTGCAGcactttttacaaatattttaactcAAACCTAATACGTACCAGCAGAGAATGGCAAGAAAGCCTCATTGGGTGAGAAGTTCCCATCTATATCCAAGAAGTGATTGGGGTTGAACGCATATGGGTTTTCCCAGTATTGAGGATCGTGCAGCACAGAGTCAAGATTAGCCAGAATCATGGTATCCTGTTGTGgtagaaagattaaaaaatataagtaatatgtacaatatattgattttataaaCTGCAAAGAAATGTGTGAAATGAGGTTGTTTGATGTATTATGTGTTTGCGTATGCAtagtgtttagaaaaaaaatctttattgtaTGCGGTAGTGaattaaaaaacacaactttcCTAATGCTCTTCTACTTTGTCAAAACATTAGTTGAACTGTCCAGCATTTTAATCAAATataccttagcagatctgtcatgtAACAGCAACACAGCAACTTCTAAGAAGCTTTTCCAGTTCCTATATTTCtggaatgctttggaaattgtAATCCACAACCCATGATGATGACATTCATGTATTTATCCCTTTAAACATTGTGTTTTGCCGTTTTATCATTTTGGTTTTACTAAAGCTTCACATATTGCCCTAGCTTTTGACTATAGCATACATGCacaaatatatctatctaaTCTAATCTATGGACAGAAGGAGTTTGGTCTGGTCAACCCAGTTATGGGCAAATATGTGGCTTCATTTAGGATAAAATACAAAACCTACCCTAATTATTTTTGACTTTGACTTTACAAAAACAGATTGCCTATAATCATACTCAGAAATATGCTCACATCCTACCTTCTTCAAGGAATATCCATTGAGTGTCATGTCATTTATATTGGTCCGTGCAATGCCAACAGACGCAATGCTTCCAAAGCGTTGAACTTCATGAATCACTGCATTAGTGTAAGGAAGCTTCTTCCTGTCCTCATAATACACTGCGGGCCCTTCAAGAACAGCATCCAACTCCTTTTGTATATTCACTGTAAAGTGAGCAAGAACCATTTATGCTAACACTTTGAAGTGTGTATGTTTGCTTAATCTTTTGTTAACAACATGGAGGGCCACCAAAAAGATAATATAACCTTGGAATTATTACGTACCTTGTATATCAGGGTGAACCAACATGAATAACAGTGCCCACTGGAGGGTGGTGACTGTAGTTTCAGTCCCAGCTATAAACAATTCAACAACCACCTGAATCATGTTGGCCTCATCAAATGTAGTATCAGGTTCACCCTTTGTctgtaaaaataagaaaagcacTTCAACAAGATGTATTATGCAAGCTTCAACTTAGTCATTAAATACATGGTAGCACAACTACaagttttcttgttttccatgaaaactgcTAAGTGAACCGAAGTGTACAACAACAATCCAGCAATATAAAAGTTTACTTTTCTTATCTTATCCAGATAGTATTCAATCACATCACTGGGTTCTTCTGCTTTTTCGTTTTCCTGATGATTTCTGATCTCGTTTCTTACAAAATTGTCGATATATTCCTTAGTTTCAAAGATTTTCTGGTGGGGACCAGGAACATGTCGCATGAGCCATGGAAATGCATCATAGAGCTGGAGACAGAAAAGGTTCTAATGTAAGAAGTTGCAGAGTGGGGAAGTGTCCAAGTAGAACATATCAAGAATGACAAAAATATCACTCACTCGTCCCCATTTCGAGGCCAGCCCTTCAGTCAAGTAATTGTTGCATGCAACTAATTTCTGGAAAGTGACATCATCAAAGGAGAAACGATGTCCAAAGGCAACATCGGAAATCACATTTGCAACAGCATACGTAATTATGTAGGAGGCATCAATAGGTTTACCTGATGAAGTTAAATATAATTAGCCATTAAAACACAAATCTGTCATTGTACAAATCTAAACTATAACGTCTCATTTACCTAGTTTATAATATACTGGGGTTTCCAAAGGAActtgttcttttttctgttcAGCTGGACCATAAAATAGTTCTAACACATACTTATGTAACTAGATTAgcatttatgttaaaatgtaattttgtaaagGATTTACAAATTCTTATTTAGCTTGTACTGACCATTCGTGGCTCTAATGGAATCCACCAGACATTGAGCCTCCTCCTGTATTCGTGATTCAAGCCCACGTTTTCCAAGCCCTAGGTTTCTTAATGTCATTAATCCAAAACGTCTTTGCTGTTTCCAGTTGTGTCCATTGGATGATACTATACCTTGTTAGGGATTGAAAATAGTAACTTAAAATTCCATTATGAGATAGATGCAACTCTTTTTGATGATAATGAAGCTAACTTTAGCTAATAAGAAGCTGGTCGAACAATAAACCAACATAAGTACAGTAacttttgtgttgttttattgTTAGGTCAGCTGATGCCGCACACAGTACACTTCATAATTAAGCACATAATTAATTAGGCTTTTCCTACATGTATATGTACACCTTTATCTTCatggagaaaaaagaataacatgtagaatgaaaaatgcataaagCTCTTTCAAGCCAACTGAATATTTCCAgccttattttataataaaaacatcaaattcCAAATCAAAGAATTTGAGGCTTCCTTGGATGTTCTGTTTTTCCCTTTACCCAGTGAATGGGGAAGGGGTGTCCTTACTGCATTCTGAATAACATATTATCAAGAAGAATCAAATTACATCCTTACATACATAAGAGCGCTAGTATAAGTACGAAACGCATTAAACCTCAATTCACCGGTACCCACCTGTTCCTGTAAGCACAGATttactatatacattttttttgggtgATGCTCAATATTTGTTGtctttatgtaaaaaaacatgctCATGAGAAAGTTAACTGGAATTTTAGTTCTGTATGACAAAGTGTACTAATTTTCAAAATGTCTGTATGAAGAAGCAACTTCATAAACAATGCAAGAGGTCTGAGTAGGAGACATTATATTTCCAACATCTGAGTTCATGTACCCTactctgtattttatgaatggGGTCTAATATGCAGGATTTAAAAAGTGGAGTTGTGGTTTACTTAATGCCAACTGATCAAGGACATTTCCCAAATCTTGTTCTGCTGGAAGTGGAAgtatataattacaataatgtaaataaaaaaatgcagaaattcATCAGTTATTTTGCCCTTCAAAGGCATATATGGGTACAATTTGGCATAAGTCCAACCTTATATAGAATGTACAATAGAACCAAACTAAGCAAGTAGGCACTAGAACTACATTTACTAGACTTGACAGGAGGTTGTGTAATCAAGTCGCAAAATATACCATTGGACTGAGCTGTTGGCCAAGTAAGGGCCACATATATTATCTAATACCATGGTTCCAATTGCTAAATTCTAGTCTACAATCTTTTTTAACTTAATCCCTTCATTGTTTGCCAGCAATTAGAGTTTTATCATCAAGGCTTTTTATGGCACCATAGAAAAGTTTGAAATTGTTTATTAATATGTCTATTATCTTTTTGCTTAATGataatggtaattaaaaaaaaaaaaaagttatttaatatGGCTGATAGGGGGGGGGTGGTTAATAGTTTGATAGAGCTTGACCGGGTGTGCTGGGATTGAGAGCACCAAGAATGTAGTAGGGGGGGTCAATAGAAGATAAAAGGGGCAGCCCTGTCTAgtgtcatttaaatattttatgttcaagTACTTCTAAAAAATGTAGTTTGTAAAGCATGACCAATTTGGCTATCATACACAAATAAACTTTGGTGTGAAGAAGACATCCTCATATTGAAGTTACTCACTGAACAGATAATAGGCAAACCTCCATCTTT
The DNA window shown above is from Spea bombifrons isolate aSpeBom1 chromosome 1, aSpeBom1.2.pri, whole genome shotgun sequence and carries:
- the LOC128474314 gene encoding cytochrome P450 2J4-like, coding for MWTLQQMFLGILVCLFIFKYLKMKWEARSLPPGPSPLPLIGNLWTLNFSLNPDTLNKIAKHYGNIFTIWLGPTPMVVLHGCQAVKNALVSHSEEVSGRPTDSFLRDFSNGKGIVSSNGHNWKQQRRFGLMTLRNLGLGKRGLESRIQEEAQCLVDSIRATNGKPIDASYIITYAVANVISDVAFGHRFSFDDVTFQKLVACNNYLTEGLASKWGRLYDAFPWLMRHVPGPHQKIFETKEYIDNFVRNEIRNHQENEKAEEPSDVIEYYLDKIRKTKGEPDTTFDEANMIQVVVELFIAGTETTVTTLQWALLFMLVHPDIQVNIQKELDAVLEGPAVYYEDRKKLPYTNAVIHEVQRFGSIASVGIARTNINDMTLNGYSLKKDTMILANLDSVLHDPQYWENPYAFNPNHFLDIDGNFSPNEAFLPFSAGHRVCLGEQLARFELFIFFTMLVKSFNFHLPEGVSAVNTNYIADITLKPHPYKICAVPR